A segment of the Capricornis sumatraensis isolate serow.1 chromosome 8, serow.2, whole genome shotgun sequence genome:
aattccatggagggGAGAGGGATTGAAGATTGGTTTCaatcaccaatggccaatgattaATCAATCATGCCTGTGCAATGAAGCCTCCATTAAACCTCAGATTGATGGGATTCCAAGAGCTTCTGGGTTGATGAAAGTGTAGAGATGCTGGGAGAGCTGTGTACCTGAGAAGGGCATGGAAGCTCCATACTCTTTATGCAAACCTTGCCCTATTCATCTCTTCTATCCAGATGTTCATCTATATCCTATATCAGATCATTTTATAATAAGCTGGTAACTATTAGTAAACTTTTCTTctgttctgtgagccactctagctGATGAATCAAACTTGAGGAGGGGGTCCATGGGATACATGCTGGGAATTTAtcccattaaaataaaagtaCTGAAATATCAAGTGTATGtacaatattgaatattttagcaTTGCTGTTGGATAGAAATTATGGATCTCTATCAATGGGGACTGGTTTGATGTATTAGAATATATCCACAACATAGACTTTTACAGACATTTTAGTATAATTCTGttagatgaaaagagaaaagggtCAAAAATATGAAGTTTGTAATCAATTGTAAAGTCTTTAtagttgtaattattttttatatcagtGAGTAGGAAGATATAGAAAGGTGTTTTTGGTTATAAACATGGATAATTGAGAGTGACTGATGGATGGGAGATCATATAGGAAGGAGAGTgctaaggaaaaggaaatgatatGCTTTTAATATATAAAGTATGCATCATTTGGTCACTTATGCCATAATGTTAAAAACATGTATGTGCGGGAAGATGTGCAtgtcatatttttgttttgttttttttgttataatataaatttatttatattaattggagggtaattactttacaatattgtattggttttgccatacatcaacatgaatctgccacgggtgtacacgtgttccccatcctgaacccccttcccacctacctccccatatcatccctctgggtcatcccagtgcaccagccccaagcatcctgtatcatgcatcaaacctggactgatgattcatttcatatatgatattatacatgtttaaatgccattctcctaaatcatcccacccttgccctctcacacagactccaaaagactgttctatacatctgtgtctcttttgatgtcttgcatccagggttatcgttaccatctttctaaattccatatatatgccttagtatactgcattggtgtttttctttctggcttacttcactctgtataatcggctccagtttcatccatctcattagaaatgattcacatgtattctttttaatggctgagtaatactccattgtgtatatgtaccacagctttcttatccattcatctgctgatggacatctaggttgcttccatgtcctggctattataaacagagctgcagtgaacattgtggtacacgtgtctctttcaattctggtttcctcagtgtgtatgcccagcagtgggattgctggatcataaggcagttttacttccactttttaaaggaatctccacactgttctccatagtggctgtaatagtttgcattcccaccaacagtgtaagagggttcccttttctccacaccctctccagcatttattgcttgtacacttttggatcacagccattctgactggcgtgaaatggtacctcactgtggttttgatttgcatttttctgatcatgactgatgttgagcatcttttcatgtgtttgttagccatctgtatgttttctttggataaatgtctgtttagttctttggcccattttttgatcgggtcgtttaattttctagaattgagctgcaggagttgcttgtatatttttgagattagttgcttgtcatttgcttcatttgctattattttctcccattctgaagcctgtcttttcaccttgcttatagtttcctttgttgtgcagaagcttttaattttaattagatcctgtttgtttattttaacttttatttccaatattctgggtggtgggtcatagaggatcctgctgtaatttatgtcggagagtgttttgcttatgttctcctctaggagttttatagtttctggtcttacatttagatctttaatccatttcgactttatttttgtctgtggtgttagaaagtgttctagtttcattcttttacaagtggttgaccagttttcccagcaccacttgttaaagagattgtctttaatccattgtatatttttgcctcctttgtcaaagataggtGTCcaaatgtgtgtggatttatctctgggctttctattttgttccattgatctatatttctgtctttgtgccagtactatactgtcttgatgattgtggctttgtaatagagcctgaagtcaggcaggatgattcctccagttccattcttctttctcaagattgctttggctatttgaggttttttgaatttccatacaaattgtgaaattatttgttctagctctgtgaaaaataccgttggtagcttgatagggattgcattgaatctatagattgctttggatagtatactcattttcactatattgattcttcttatccatgaacatggtatatttctccgtcTATTGGTgtcctctttagtttctttcaccagtgttttgtagtgttctatatataggtctttagtttctttaggtagatatattcctaagtattttattcttttcgttgcaatggtgaatggaattttttccttaatttctctatctattttctcattattagtgtacaggaatgcaagagatttctgtgtgttgattttatatcctgcaactttactatattcattgattaggtcttataattttctggtggagtctttagggtctTCTATGTAAGGATCTTTTCATCTGCAAacaagagttttacttcttcttttccaatttgtattccttttatttctttttctgttgattgctgtggccaaaacttccaaaactatgttttatagtagtggtgaaagtgggcgcCCTTGTCtcgttcctgactttaggggaaatgctttcagtttttcaccattgaggataacgtttgctgtgggtttgtcatatatagcttttattatgttgaggtatgtaccttctattcctgctttctggatagtttttatttctatagGATTAAAAATGTCATTAGCTATGTGTTAGCAATAGTACccaaaagtcaaagaaacagtagaagaaagacaaaggaagagaaaatccCTAATATGAAATTTTGAGTGAAATATTGAGCTTCCAAAGACACCAGGGTTAAATTATCTTCATACCGTGTAAACAGTTTCCTAAGTCTATATTTCCTCAAGGATTTGCATGCAGAGGCTCCTGAGAAAATCTCTTTTTCAAATCCCTGAGACCTTGAAACTTGGAATAAAATACATATGATTATATTGAAAATCAAGAGTTgctgtttggattcctttttgtGACTTAATGATCACCTCTGGGCAAAACAGTAATTAAAAATCATGATCTTCATCTGACTGACTCTCAGAACAAAAGAAATGCTGAGACTTATAAATATTCTGAACCCCTCCACAGGGTTGGAGGAGACGAGGTGAATTCAGTTCTGCTGTCTCTTGCAGCAGAagatctcttcctctttggagaGCCTTGGTGGAGGGGAAACCAGAAAGACAGTTCTGATGCCAGTAGGCAAAGAAGAGTGAGTATTGAatcctttttgtttttacatCTTCCCCGAGTTCTGGCCCTGAGATAGAGACAACTAATGGGTCTGTGGGAGaggaaattagaaattaaaggTATTGCTTAGATTAGTGGGTTTGCAGTGTTTCTAACCTTTATACACTTTAGGGAATTTcttatgcaggagacccaggttctaggCCTGACTTAATGGCTTCCTTGTTGTGTATGCTTGGGAAGCCAAAGGTtctctctgagtctctgtttccccaactCTGCTGTGGACTTGTGATTATGGTCACCCCCTACACAGTGTCCAGTTTGGACTGGTAGCTAGCACAGGGTAGATGAAGTGTGGTGAGTGAACATTAACAAATGCATACTTAAGCAGGTGAAGGAAGAAAAACTGTTAGCGACAAACTGAGGGAAGAAAAGGTGGAAATGCATGCTCTTTTTATATTCTCTTGCATTCTTACATTCTCCTAGTATTACTATGCTGATGCCCTCCAGGCACTTGCTTTTCTCGGTATGAGCAGAGCcagatccatttatttatttatttctgtaaaatagTTAAGCCTCAGCAGAGTCTTTGGTCTTCTTGGCTCCTGAATGGACTGGGCATGAGATTGCATGGGGAATCTGAGTTCCGCCTCAAATATGACTCTATTTTCTATCTTTCAGATCCCACTGGAAGAGAATGGATATTGGAAACGCCTCATTGGTCACTGAGTTTATCCTTGTGGGTTTAACTAACCATCCGGAGATCCAGGTACCCCTGTTCTTCCTCTTCTTGGGAATTTACATAATTACCATGGCAGGAAACCTGGGCTTGGTCACTCTAATTAGACTGACTTCTCACCTCCACACTCCAATGTACTACTTCCTCTTTAATTTATCCTGTATTGATCTCTGTTACTCTTCTGTCATCACCCCCAAACTGTTAGTAAACTTTGTATTAAAGAGGAACACCATCTCCTATGCAGGATGCATGACTCAGCTGTTTTTCTACTGCTTCTTTGTCAATGCAGAGTGCTATGTACTGACAGTGATGGCCTATgatcgctatgtggccatctgcaagcccctGCTGTACAAGGTCACCATGTCCCCTCAGGTCTGCTCTCTAATGGCTGTGGTTGTATACTTGGGGGCCTTTATTGCTGCCTGGGCCCACACAGGATGCATGTTGAGGTTGACCTTCTGTGATGCCAACACCATCAACCACTACATGTGTGACATCCTCCCCCTCCTGGAGCTCTCCTGCACCAGCACTCACATCAATGAACTTGTGGTTCTCATCATCGTTGGCTTTGATGTTGGTGTGCCTGGCCTCACCGTCACTGTCTCATATGTTTTTATCCTTTCCAGTATCCTCCACATCAGTTCCACAGAAGGAAGGTCCAAAGCCTTCAGTACTTGTAGCTCACATAtaattgttgtttctgttttctttgggtCAGGGGCATTCATGTATCTTCATCCTTCTTCTGTTTTATCCATGAACCAGAAGAAAGTGTCCACCGTATTCTATACCATTTTGGTGCCTATGCTTAATCCTCTGATCTATAGCTTCAGAAATAAGGAGGTTAAGGTTGCCCTGAAAAAAAGCTTCagtagaaaaatatttctctgaaCTGGAACAGTATTAATTATGATAATAGAATACACCtttctttcaaaatctttttcttttcctatattgAGTTCTTTCACACAGGATGAAGTGAAGTATAATAGAAAGACTTTGATTTAGAAGGTTGGGTTGAACACTCTGCAAAGTATGGGTATACTGTTACTTTAGTTTTATTGGGAAGAAATTGAAGCAACTTAATATTTGTAGCAAAGAATTGGGGGTCTCATAGTTGTGAAAgatatttcttccttcttcttcctctatCTTCCTTCACAGTGTCTTCctcttaaaaatcagaaagaatatTCACACCTTTTTAAAGCAAGTTGACTAGTTCATAGCAGATAAGAGTGTTCTGATTATGGAAAATTtctacacagaaaacaaaaataggacTCACATTTGAACTTCAAACCTATGTTTAACTGACAAATATCTCTCTCTGAATACTCTACAGGCACCTGAACTTATAAGAATCAGCTTAATCACAGAAACATCACCAAGCCTACCAAACTCTCTTTTCTTCTGGTCTCTGTCATTGTGAATGGCACCATCTACTTAATTGCTCAAATCCCAAGTTGGTATCTTCTTTGAGCCCCCTCTCTGTACTTGTCTTCCACACCCAATTTATCAATTGCTAACAATTCTTGTCTTATGAACATTTCTCATCATTTCTCATCCAGACACCAGCCTTCCAACTGGCTTCTTCCGTTCTTATCTTTCCCCTTAAAATCTATTCTCCACACTGCAACCAGAATGCTCGTTCCATACTTCAAATAAGATCATATTTACCTTGGTTTACTATGTTCACTGGAATTTCTTTCAAGGTAAAACAAAATTTCTGCAGTAGGCCAAGCAAGAATCTTTCTGTTTGAACCCTGTTCATCTCTCCAGCCTGATGTTCTGTCACTGGAACTCCTTCCTCCCTGTTTCTTCccagtgccggggtccagccccggtggatccagggtgattcaaaggtggggatggagtcagcgtccttggaaataacttatttaattacagatagagagagattagaaatggatagtgtagtaggaaaattagtggagaaaaggaggctgaataacctGGTTTACGtgaaataccaatcaccacctacgtaggccacaggagtctttccgttctcccgaaggagaggagacactgaggcctccccagtccaatcttagaagcccaggcaaaataaGCAGGCATGGTGAGTACCCGCattccagatggaaattcagccagaaaaacggggagcaagaaagctGGATGAACCTATActggcaggctagataaccttcagaggagtctgtaaaTTGAAACattcttgtcacacccaggaatttttattgacttggagctgcatgtttactccttctccaagagaaccagtggggaacagccccccataaagtcagaggtgtaggctgGAGCATGAAACAgtatagactctggttttgggggtagatgctcgggaacagggggtttcctgaggcttgatcacgcctttgcgtatgccaagcctccttcctcatgacctttgccatgggcggagttcctcatgctggccctTGGCACCAGTACCCTGCTAAAGTTTTATTGAACTTTCCCAAATTAAATAAACTCTTGTTCCTTTGTGTTACTTTTCTACAAGCTCTTCTTTTAGTCTGGAACACTTTCATGTACAAAGAAACAGTCCTTTTTCTTACTCAACCTGTTTATCCTTCAGGTATTAGGTTATCCAGAACTCCAGGAGGTCTTTCCTGGACAAAAAGATGGGTAGATGACCTTCAGGGTATATGCTTACCCTCTCCTGGCACATTCCACTGTACTGGAAGTTCTTTCCTACAAAATATTCAATCTCATTCTATGTATTTAATGATAAGaacattttaagttatttatttgcaGGAAAAAGTTTAGTTCAATACAAGGGAATATGTTACATAAGACACATGTTTAGTCAACTTGGATTTTCAAAAGTGGGATGAGAATCACATGATAACTTATGGAGTACATAGAGGGtttctcttgttttcatttttctacctTTTCATGAAAACTCATTTTGCTCACTGAACAATGAGGTTTCCTCCCTGGTTATATTCTATGTGCTTTCCTTTTTCTAGCATGCTCTTATTACCTATTTATAACCtactttgttttctgttgatGTTTTAGGTATCAGTTGAATGGAAACCTGTCTAATCCACCTTGCAAAGTTTAGGTGCTCTTTTTTGTATTACCCAAAGTGTAGCAGTCAGGACTGACATGAAGTAATAAGAGCAATTTTCACAAGCTTTTCTAGTCATCTGATTATCTGTCTTCCCTGGGAGGGAAGGCACCTTGGGTATCTTCTTGGTTATAACTCTAGGGCTTAACATAGTGTTGGGTGTTTAGTAAAGGCTCAATAATTATGTCTGGAATAAGTGAATGCTTCTATTTGATTTTAAACTTTGAGTCATAGAGAATAGATATTTGGGGAGAAGGTGAGTCATTCTAAGAATTATTACCACTTCTCCCTCCTAGAATGGCTTTTGTAGCAGTTTATTTCCACAGTGCATTTCTCAATGCACAGGGATGGAAAACAAAgatggatttatttttatgtagctTATTGTGTGTATTTAAGAGTCAGGAAATGAAGGCATGAATTGGACAGACTCCTAGAAGCCCATTAGGGTGAGCAAGCTCACAGTTTCTGGTTTATATTTTTACTACCTGGGTTTAAATTTCAATTTTGCCATTTGCTCAGTACATGACTCTGAAATGTTACTTAACATTTCAGAATATCTATTTCCTCATttccaaaattagaaaaataatagtacCAATTTAAAAGGATTTTTGTGAAggttgttatttatttacttggcatTCAAGCTACAGTAAATGATGTATAGTCCTGGATTTGACCCTACATAGTAGTATCATTTCACTTTTAGAGCCTCAgtttaataatatgaaaaataagatgtTAGGCTGGATGATAACATGTgttctattcattaaaaaaatcttgcaatcactgtgtctcagtttcttgaCTTATATGCTAAaagaactgaattgaattaatcattcttttttatataaaaaatcagatttattgGTACTGTGAGTCATATAAGTTATGAAGTTTGAATTCTTAATCTCTGAAATAATCATTCTTAACTTGGGTATGTTAGAATCTTTCAGcataataattaatattattatcttcttttccattttaagacCTACTGTGTTGGAATACATCTGACATCAGGGCTCAAGAATATgcccttttaaaattcttttcaaatgattATATTACTGTTTGGTTAGTTGGTGATTTGGAGCTTTCCACTTCTAATGTTCTATGATTCTAAAATTGTCTCTGCACAAGGATTTATGTGGGCACATATAAACTTTAATAATAAGCAATTTCCTGGTatcaagaaaattatttcaagaaggaaagaggagTCAGTAGTATTCAGTGCTGTAGAGAGTTTAGATGGTCTTTGCACTGGGGATCTATAAACTCTGGAAGATAATATTATGGAAATGATAGAAGCAGAAGTCTGATTGCAGTTGATTAACTagtagagggagggagggagtagaACATAATCATAGATTACTCATGTGAGTATTCTAATCTCAGGGTGAGTgcagaaaaagaaactataagaaaaACTTTTCCAAAAACTCAGTGAAAActtctgtaaatataaaaatagagaataaaagaTACCAACTTTCACCTTTTGCAATACGCTGAATTAGATACTCTGGTGGACCCCATTTCTACAAAATAGCTAGATCTTGCATCAGATATCATATAAAAATTGTGCAATAAAATATACAGGAAATTGCCAAGGGGAACAGGAACCCACACTCCTTGTATGGCGAGACCGAACTTCCATGATGCCAATATTGTCAACCACCATCTTTGTGATATACTTCTTCTGCTTCAGCTTTCCTGCACCAGTACCTGCAACAATGAGCTTGTGGTTTGTCTTCTAATAAGATGATCATTTTGGTTCACACCAACACTACCTTCACCTCTACTTTTATCATCGCCAGTATTGTATCCGTCAGCACCACAGAGAGCAGAGCTAAAGCTTTAATTCAGTACCTCAGTATCCGAGGTTCCCATATAAgactctttcacttttcttctgggCAATAGCATTCATGTACCTCTCAGCTTCTAATGTAGTCTATGGGCTGGGGAAATGTGATCTCAGTCTTTCATACAAATGTTGGGCCCTTCTTGAACGCCATTACCTATAGTCTAAGCAATAATGATGTCAATTTTCTGTGAAGAGAACTAAGAAGAACGTATTTTCTTGGCAGCAACAGAATTTGTGTGAGGAGTTTTGAGGACTGGATTGTTCTGCTGATTTTGTTTGAGTTTCTTCATGGCTGGATCGTCACCTTAAATGGAAATGGGATACATTTTCCACTGTAATTCAgagtctcttccttcctttcatccttctttccttcctttctttgctttcgtttctttcttccttctctcttccttaggtttctcagaatttcttctcctttctcctcttagCTTTTACAATTGTAATTATGTACTTGCAACATtaaggaaaatagagaaattattaTTACTTTGTCTTTGCTATGTGGAAGGATATCTACCTCTGGGACAAATATTGCAGATTCTGTAATaaattaatagaataatataaaaaatatctatCTACACACTAAAGCAGTATGTCTAATATGTTGTGGACTTAGTTTTAAGTATGTCCTTGGTGTCAGTGATAGAATTCATATGACACAGACAGTTTCAAATTTGctcacaaaaacaaaagcagtgaACAAGAGCTTTTGTGATTTActactttcattctttcctgGTTTTATTAACATTTGCAAAATTTTTGTCGCCTCCTATTAGTCTTTAGAAATTAttagatgaaaaaatataaa
Coding sequences within it:
- the LOC138083793 gene encoding olfactory receptor 8B8-like, with amino-acid sequence MDIGNASLVTEFILVGLTNHPEIQVPLFFLFLGIYIITMAGNLGLVTLIRLTSHLHTPMYYFLFNLSCIDLCYSSVITPKLLVNFVLKRNTISYAGCMTQLFFYCFFVNAECYVLTVMAYDRYVAICKPLLYKVTMSPQVCSLMAVVVYLGAFIAAWAHTGCMLRLTFCDANTINHYMCDILPLLELSCTSTHINELVVLIIVGFDVGVPGLTVTVSYVFILSSILHISSTEGRSKAFSTCSSHIIVVSVFFGSGAFMYLHPSSVLSMNQKKVSTVFYTILVPMLNPLIYSFRNKEVKVALKKSFSRKIFL